A stretch of the Perca flavescens isolate YP-PL-M2 chromosome 10, PFLA_1.0, whole genome shotgun sequence genome encodes the following:
- the si:ch211-159i8.4 gene encoding matrix-remodeling-associated protein 5, with protein sequence MALWWCANIFCRLAAAWFPLLFSSLLWQTISPIHAIPSCPRSCSCPGVKEVHCTFRHLTTIPKTFPKNTERLNFGYNSLTELDGSEFRSLRQLEMLMLHGNDISTIHPGAFYNLRSLQILKLSYNKLTLVNPGLLEGLVGLIRLHLDHNLIDFIEPYSFSGLTSLKLLQLEGNLLKEIHPHTFITVSLLGSFWTSGLKHLHLSDNLLEQLPAVALKTAPRLELLSLHGNPWTCDCQLHWLIEWSSTHEGVIKCKKERGSNDTCPLCSSPQPLNGSLLLEQTPDKLTCERPSLRSTLKQWDNPVWAESDAEPDLPYTRDFEKPLGHLTFVLSDSHGNSAHVACDVRHPGDSSPMTWSGNPHSPGELSVNVSLVTVLECEIDRETLQNLWQLVAYYYESPAILERGQQRGNASGVTYQYVQAVNENSPYFTELKGYLVAEPSWLLQPRVTLRLNRQQTTTKKLVMDFTTVITKQVNSHRGTGDDNDHTMSWALIRRGTAGRVQTALEGSKVNLKCSVVTSDQEVKVEWMLPDLSIVEDATDKVEISERGELVILNTTLSDSGLYHCMVRTIAGVDLVPLRLTIKQLSLSPTAFNGQKIVVERGHSFTLPCGVTSVLPSQTMWYLPRNQILLPTQQTRRTEVMENGTLFVRRLTQEDAGEYTCLTSNLYGVDMLSHMVEVTGEKTSDRSKVQTVQEQPSLTIGVEEGEGSGGDYQEIIRPFATQFPKKVGTQQRNSNGLSKRKRIKDFKRKPNTSVKELDPNRWAEILAKAKPSVALPTEQSLPEPSTVTVQTSTSKPTTTAASTIASNANNIPLTTTPPGISTEPKHVPIDTKAKTEAYSTEKKGDSSETSESLPQVLQPPPTRSTEPTPHKVGGIVIKAEAVTDPTAVGTPQPVDQSENRHSGEGRRNNNLVPGQSNRRRPPYRRRKPPVRVRPHGQPFYHSSNKPQTTLPPTTTTTTTPTTTIPTTTTTTTTTTTTTITTPVPTTVENHETLSAEYQTEEDEGEYYEEYNYKDSGSLDAKEDLNGETLHTTHDLDSSLTNFPSAREKDVGSSPLNPKTIVTPKIDNTPHPTDRTVEEKETDTVNLKQSERQRVKIRTQTEEKGKDNTNQSGEREREVTTAMERQETDKIDTEGTEKDTEKSERKWATQSYNTRDSIRLTTQSRPKPNAQPLPEQNAPTQARTSSSKIITSHSTRGRTRDEVTQKEHKDVNKAKAKPEIHSFPIMEPVHPWLHQNKQAGGQTTTSRTTQTNQDRNTGRQGEVNPGRHSQLPRVPPTSHWTSHHHHHQYYPLYPSWPSQRAFPYPRQGPGSHPVPTHRPWPLPHPWAQSPVVTNRPEITAETVKPTPTVSGTTGNSKVTLSNPYLSHHHHLQNHVDGRTQTRDKLFLSRLRNRYRQAQLDRIAQLGRMVTPKPRTSYHNPPSPVTPKPNPPSPHRPYIPRPAAPTAFYTYTLQSPNLAKPSSSSSSSFSGFITTPRPHHPTTPGVLHGGRWPVGGRISSRRPTAAPPFPWLLAAGSDGLKPRITTVTTASVSVLAESDVFLPCKATGNPEPNIAWTKVSTGATIPANTKHGPRFEVFKNGTFVIKNIQLQDRGQYLCTAQNSFGSDRMVITLAVQTEAPRIQPPKSTDIAVYLGKSVTLDCCALGKPPAQISWILPDRTFVREVGTVHAPLSPMSLLQNGTLHIHSLNFSSKGDYKCIASNAAGADTITYHLHVAALPPTISEEAMDTVILQPGRSVYVHCSVKGEPVPALKWALPAGVHVKPSQFLGRRLFVFPNGTLYVKNVSPADAGRYECLAANTVGVAKRTVQLEVREDTPSFPRQPPPPLPIPPTHHHSVTSRQHSVSAMYGSAVYLHCPESTGSTRGTIWQLPSKTIMEHRYSPERPIKVFRNGTLRILQLTELDGGNYVCVFQRPNGEDMELFQVEVVMTPPRIEHVRTAQTRVTFGENFQVDCVATGLPDPEVTWSLPDGTLINNALQSDDSGHRNRRYVIFGNGTLLLQQMGKRDEGDYTCYAKNKLGKDERKVSVKVGPNAPKIRLKSQSLVTVKLGGSAKLSCQATGEPTPRIMWISPRNDVISMSSDKFQIMDDGMLVVKKVILADEGKYACVARNSAGDDVKNMKLEAELQEPFINGMKGMSTTKVMAVSYQTALLDCRVEGKPEPRVWWVTPSGHSLPTPYLGGRFQVHRNGSLELRGVRKTDEGRYMCLAKNNLGESSLLVELDVASIAEKPSFAVPNIEILPIKQDGEAIILECPARGKPNPEFTWVLPNGTMLTPGVRLQRFTHHLGNGNLQISQPVASDKGVYRCLAKNVAGQAEKRYALEAGRKPLIRGSTGGMKITYGLNLNLPCTVDGWPQASITWTLPNGLVLDKPQTIGRIFFFANGTLQLRQVATFDKGTYICKASNSFGSSTLSYPVAVMVFPPRITNTLTSITRVNRGSPVKLNCVATGIPKPDISWTLPGRTTLVPHNRFTVQGGIHMTEEGSLVIQNPMLMNSGIYKCNAKNALGTDFKSTYLQVV encoded by the exons ATGGCGCTGTGGTGGTGCGCCAACATCTTCTGCAGGTTGGCTGCAGCGTGGTTTCCCCTGCTCTTCTCATCACTGCTATGGCAAAcg aTCTCCCCCatacatgccatcccatcctgCCCCCGGAGCTGTAGCTGTCCGGGCGTCAAAGAGGTCCACTGTACGTTCAGACACCTCACCACCATACCAAAAACCTTTCcgaaaaacacagagagactcAACTTTGG TTATAACAGCCTGACGGAGTTGGACGGGTCAGAATTCAGGTCACTGCGGCAACTGGAAATGCTCATGTTGCACGGCAACGACATAAGCACAATCCACCCTGGGGCGTTTTACAACCTGAGGTCACTACAG atcTTGAAGTTGAGTTACAATAAGCTCACATTGGTGAACCCTGGTCTGTTGGAGGGCCTTGTTGGTTTGATCCGTCTCCATCTGGACCACAACCTCATTGACTTTATAGAGCCGTACTCCTTCTCTGGCCTGACCTCCCTAAAACTCCTGCAGCTGGAGGGGAACCTTCTCAAAGAGATCCACCCTCATACCTTCATAACGGTGTCACTGCTAGGAAGCTTTTGGACCTCTGGACTcaa ACACTTACACCTGTCAGACAATCTGTTGGAGCAACTTCCTGCCGTAGCACTGAAGACAGCTCCAAGGCTtgagctcctctctctgcaCGGTAACCCCTGGACCTGTGACTGTCAGCTCCACTGGTTAATAGAATGGAGCTCCACACATGAAG GCGTAATAAAGTGCAAGAAGGAACGTGGCTCCAATGACACTTGCCCCCTGTGCTCCTCTCCTCAACCCCTGAATGGGAGCCTTTTGCTAGAACAGACTCCAGACAAGCTCACCTGTGAACGGCCATCTCTTCGCTCCACCCTCAAACAGTGGGACAATCCTGTGTGGGCGGAATCTGATGCAGAGCCTGACCTCCCGTACACGCGGGACTTTGAAAAGCCTTTGGGCCATCTGACTTTTGTTCTCTCTGACAGCCATGGAAACAGTGCTCACGTGGCGTGTGACGTGCGACACCCTGGAGACAGTTCACCCATGACTTGGTCAGGAAATCCACATTCACCCGGGGAGTTGTCTGTCAATGTGTCGCTGGTGACTGTCCTGGAGTGTGAGATTGATCGGGAGACGTTGCAAAATCTATGGCAATTGGTCGCATATTACTATGAAAGCCCTGCTATTTTGGAGAGAGGTCAGCAGAGAGGAAATGCAAGTGGAGTAACCTATCAATATGTCCAGGCCGTAAATGAAAATTCCCCATATTTCACTGAATTAAAAGGGTATTTGGTAGCAGAACCCTCGTGGCTGCTTCAACCCAGAGTCACTTTAAGGCTCAACAGACAGCAGACAACAACCAAGAAACTGGTGATGGATTTCACTACTGTAATCACCAAGCAAGTCAACAGCCATAGAGGGACCGGAGATGACAATGACCACACCATGTCCTGGGCTCTAATTCGCAGAGGGACAGCCGGGCGGGTTCAGACTGCTCTTGAGGGTTCAAAGGTTAACTTGAAGTGCAGTGTTGTCACTTCAGATCAGGAGGTGAAGGTGGAGTGGATGCTTCCAGATTTGTCCATTGTGGAAGATGCAACTGATAAAGTTGAAATTTCTGAAAGAGGAGAACTTGTGATTTTGAACACCACACTGTCTGACTCAGGCCTTTACCACTGTATGGTCAGAACCATAGCCGGTGTGGACTTGGTGCCTCTGAGGCTCACCATCAAACAACTCTCACTCAGCCCCACCGCCTTCAATGGTCAGAAAATTGTAGTTGAAAGGGGACACTCCTTTACCCTCCCTTGTGGGGTGACCTCAGTCCTGCCCAGTCAAACTATGTGGTACCTACCTAGAAACCAAATTCTTCTTCCCACGCAACAGACAAGACGGACAGAAGTGATGGAAAATGGGACCTTGTTTGTAAGGAGGTTAACACAAGAAGATGCAGGGGAATATACCTGCCTGACCTCAAATCTGTATGGCGTTGACATGCTATCACACATGGTGGAAGTCACAGGAGAAAAGACTTCTGATCGGTCCAAAGTACAGACTGTGCAAGAGCAGCCGAGCTTGACAATTGGCGTGGAGGAAGGAGAGGGTTCAGGGGGAGATTACCAGGAAATTATACGTCCATTTGCTACACAGTTCCCTAAGAAGGTAGGAACACAACAAAGGAATTCTAATGGCCtttcaaaaaggaaaagaatCAAAGATTTCAAGAGAAAACCCAATACATCTGTGAAGGAGTTAGATCCAAATCGTTGGGCAGAGATATTGGCTAAAGCTAAACCAAGTGTTGCTCTGCCCACAGAGCAGTCACTACCAGAGCCTAGCACTGTAACCGTCCAAACAAGTACTTCCAAACCTACTACTACAGCTGCTTCTACAATAGCTTCTAATGCTAACAACATACCCCTTACTACTACCCCTCCTGGTATTAGTACAGAGCCAAAACATGTCCCCATCGACACAAAAGCTAAGACTGAAGCCTATTCTACAGAGAAGAAAGGGGATAGCTCAGAAACATCTGAAAGTCTGCCACAGGTTTTACAACCACCGCCTACCAGAAGTACAGAACCAACCCCACACAAGGTTGGTGGAATCGTAATAAAAGCAGAAGCTGTCACAGACCCCACTGCTGTTGGAACTCCTCAACCAGTCGATCAGTCAGAAAATAGGCACTCTGGAGAGGGGCGAAGGAACAACAACCTTGTTCCTGGTCAGTCAAACAGGAGAAGGCCACCGTACAGACGTAGAAAACCCCCAGTGAGAGTCCGACCGCACGGACAGCCCTTCTACCATTCATCAAACAAGCCCCAAACAACTCTTCCCCcaacaaccaccaccaccaccacaccaacAACGACCATACcaacaactactactactactactactactactactactacgatAACAACACCTGTTCCAACCACAGTGGAAAACCATGAAACCTTATCTGCGGAGTATCAGACTGAGGAAGATGAAGGCGAATACTATGAAGAATATAACTACAAGGACAGTGGTAGTTTGGATGCCAAGGAAGATTTAAACGGTGAAACCCTGCATACCACTCATGATCTCGACAGTAGCCTTACCAATTTTCCATCAGCTAGAGAAAAGGATGTAGGTAGCTCTCCACTTAATCCAAAGACGATTGTCACTCCAAAGATAGATAATACGCCTCATCCAACTGATAGGACTGTTGAAGAGAAGGAGACAGACACTGTAAACCTAAAGCAGTCTGAGAGACAGAGGGTGAAGATAAGAACACAAACTGAAGAAAAGGGCAAAGATAATACAAATCAGTCAGGAGAGCGTGAGAGGGAGGTAACAACAGCAATGGAAAGGCAAGAAACAGACAAAATAGACACAGAAGGCACTGAGAAAGACACAGAAAAATCTGAAAGGAAGTGGGCTACACAGAGCTACAATACGCGGGATAGCATCCGCTTAACCACACAAAGTAGACCAAAACCTAACGCTCAACCTTTACCAGAACAAAATGCACCAACCCAAGCACGCACTTCATCTTCCAAGATCATTACCTCACATTCAACAAGAGGCAGAACAAGAGATGAGGTCACACAGAAAGAGCATAAAGACGTAAACAAGGCAAAAGCAAAGCCTGAGATCCACAGTTTCCCTATAATGGAGCCGGTTCACCCCTGGCTCCATCAGAACAAACAGGCAGGAGGGCAAACTACCACCTCCAGGACGACACAGACAAACCAAGACCGAAATACAGGAAGACAGGGGGAAGTGAATCCAGGCAGACATTCCCAACTTCCCAGAGTCCCCCCGACCTCCCACTGGACTTCacaccatcatcaccatcaatACTACCCCCTCTACCCTTCCTGGCCAAGTCAAAGGGCATTTCCTTATCCAAGGCAAG GTCCTGGGTCCCACCCTGTGCCCACACACAGACCCTGGCCTCTCCCCCACCCCTGGGCTCAAAGCCCGGTTGTCACCAACCGACCAGAGATCACAGCTGAAACGGTGAAGCCCACACCTACAGTTTCTGGAACAACAGGGAACTCCAAAGTTACACTCTCTAATCCCTATTTGTCACATCACCATCACCTTCAAAATCATGTGGATGGCAGGACCCAAACTAGAGACAAACTGTTTCTATCAAGGCTGAGGAACAGATACAGACAG GCGCAGCTTGATCGCATTGCTCAGTTAGGGAGGATGGTGACACCCAAACCTCGCACTAGCTACCACAATCCTCCATCTcccgtcacacctaaacccaaccctccATCTCCACATAGACCCTACATCCCCAGACCAGCAGCACCCACTGCTTTCTACACTTACACCCTGCAATCACCGAACCTTGCTAaaccttcatcatcatcatcatcatccttctCTGGTTTCATCACGACCCCTCGTCCTCACCACCCCACCACCCCTGGGGTTCTGCACGGAGGTCGGTGGCCTGTTGGAG GACGTATCAGCTCTCGGCGACCCACTGCTGCTCCCCCTTTCCCATGGCTGttggcagcaggaagtgatgggCTGAAGCCCCGTATTACCACGGTGACCACAGCTAGTGTGTCAGTGCTGGCGGAGAGTGATGTGTTCCTGCCCTGCAAAGCAACAGGGAATCCTGAACCCAACATCGCATGGACCAAAGTCTCTACAG GTGCCACCATCCCAGCCAACACCAAGCATGGTCCCCGTTTTGAAGTCTTCAAAAACGGAacttttgttataaaaaacatCCAGCTTCAGGATAGAGGCCAGTACCTGTGCACAGCCCAGAACAGCTTCGGATCAGATCGCATGGTCATCACCTTAGCTGTCCAGACTGAGGCACCCAGGATCCAGCCGCCCAAGTCCACAGATATAGCAGTCTACTTAGGGAAAAGTGTGACTCTTGACTGCTGCGCCTTGGGAAAACCACCTGCCCAAATTTCCTGGATTCTTCCGGACAGGACATTTGTACGCGAAGTCGGGACTGTTCACGCTCCCCTTTCTCCGATGTCTCTGCTTCAAAATGGAACCCTTCATATTCACTCTCTCAATTTCTCCAGCAAAGGGGACTATAAATGTATTGCAAGCAACGCAGCAGGTGCTGATACAATCACTTATCATCTCCATGTGGCAGCTCTGCCTCCAACCATCAGCGAAGAAGCAATGGATACTGTGATCCTTCAGCCAG GCAGGAGTGTGTACGTCCACTGCTCTGTGAAGGGCGAACCAGTGCCTGCTCTGAAATGGGCGCTCCCCGCAGGGGTCCATGTTAAGCCATCTCAGTTTCTTGGACGCAGGCTGTTTGTCTTCCCCAACGGGACACTGTATGTGAAGAATGTTTCACCAGCTGATGCCGGGAG GTACGAGTGTTTGGCCGCTAATACTGTGGGCGTTGCCAAAAGAACTGTTCAGCTGGAGGTGAGGGAAGATACCCCTTCCTTCCCCCGCCagcctcctccccctcttcccaTCCCCCCAACCCACCACCATAGTGTGACATCCCGACAGCACTCTGTCTCCGCTATGTATGGGTCCGCTGTCTACCTCCACTGTCCAGAGTCTACCGGATCCACAAGAGGGACCATCTGGCAGCTACCCTCCAAGACCATCATGGAACATCGATACAG TCCAGAGAGACCAATTAAAGTTTTCCGTAATGGGACTCTGAGGATTCTTCAGCTAACAGAGCTAGATGGTGgaaattatgtgtgtgtctttcagcGGCCCAACGGGGAGGACATGGAGCTTTTCCAG GTGGAGGTGGTAATGACCCCTCCCAGAATCGAACATGTGAGGACCGCACAGACCAGGGTCACCTTTGGAGAAAATTTCCAG gTGGACTGTGTTGCAACAGGCCTCCCTGATCCAGAGGTTACTTGGAGTCTCCCAGATGGAACTTTAATCAACAACGCCCTGCAATCGGACGACAGTGGCCATCGCAACCGCCGCTATGTCATTTTTGGCAATGGAACTTTACTTCTCCAGCAAATGGGCAAAAGAGACGAGGGCGACTACACCTGTTATGCCAAGAACAAACTGGGCAAGGACGAAAGAAAAGTGAGCGTCAAAGTGGGACCGAATGCTCCAAAGATTAGATTAAAATCCCAATCACTGGTTACAGTAAAGTTAGGAGGATCAGCTAAGTTGAGTTGTCAGGCAACAGGTGAACCTACACCAAGAATTATGTGGATCTCACCAAGAAATGATGTGATATCAATGTCATCAGACAAATTTCAGATCATGGACGATGGGATGTTAGTGGTGAAAAAAGTAATACTGGCTGACGAAGGGAAATATGCATGTGTGGCACGAAATTCTGCCGGTGACGACGTTAAAAACATGAAACTTGAAGCTGAACTCCAGGAACCCTTTATCAATGGCATGAAAGGGATGAGCACCACAAAGGTTATGGCTGTTTCCTACCAAACAGCGCTCCTGGATTGCAGAGTGGAAGGAAAACCTGAACCAAGAGTCTGGTGGGTTACTCCTTCTGGCCACTCGTTACCAACGCCCTACCTGGGTGGTCGCTTCCAAGTCCACCGGAACGGTAGCTTGGAGCTGAGAGGGGTGAGGAAAACCGATGAAGGGAGGTACATGTGTCTGGCTAAAAACAATCTGGGTGAATCCTCACTTTTAGTTGAGCTAGACGTGGCATCAATAGCCGAGAAACCAAGTTTTGCTGTTCCCAATATTGAAATCTTACCAATAAAGCAAGACGGTGAGGCAATAATCCTGGAGTGCCCTGCTCGCGGCAAGCCGAACCCTGAGTTTACATGGGTTCTACCCAACGGGACGATGCTAACGCCTGGTGTTAGACTCCAACGCTTCACGCATCATCTGGGTAACGGAAATCTACAGATCTCTCAACCTGTTGCAAGTGATAAGGGAGTGTACCGGTGCCTAGCAAAAAATGTGGCAGGACAAGCAGAGAAACGTTATGCGCTGGAAGCGGGCAGAAAGCCACTGATCAGAGGATCTACAG GTGGGATGAAGATCACTTACGGCCTCAATCTCAACTTGCCCTGCACTGTGGATGGCTGGCCGCAGGCATCAATCACTTGGACCCTACCTAATGGTCTTGTTTTGGACAAACCTCAGACAATTGGCcggatatttttttttgccaatggGACACTCCAACTCAGGCAGGTCGCCACCTTTGACAAAGGAACATACATCTGTAAGGCCTCCAACTCGTTTGGCTCCTCAACACTATCCTACCCTGTTGCAGTGATGGTTTTCCCACCACGTATCACTAATACGCTGACCTCAATTACAAGAGTCAACCGGGGATCACCAGTGAAGTTAAATTGCGTTGCAACTGGTATTCCCAAGCCGGATATTTCATGGACGTTGCCTGGGCGCACAACGCTGGTTCCACATAATCGCTTCACAGTGCAGGGAGGAATTCACATGACAGAGGAGGGCAGTCTGGTCATACAGAACCCTATGCTCATGAACTCTGGCATTTACAAATGCAATGCTAAAAACGCACTCGGAACAGACTTTAAATCTACTTACCTACAAGTGGTCTGA